Genomic window (Streptomyces yatensis):
CGCCGAGCGAGGCGAAGGCCGACGACAGCTCCGCCCAGTCCCTCGCCATCGAGGAGGGCAAGAAGCTCTATGCCGTCGGCTGCGCCAGCTGCCATGGCACGGGCGGTCAGGGGACCTCTGACGGCCCGAGCCTGGTCGGCGTCGGCTCCGCCGCCGTGGACTTCCAGGTCGGCACCGGCCGTATGCCCGCGCAGCAGCCGGGCGCTCAGGTGCCGAAGAAGAAGAAGATCTACTCGGACGCCGATATCGAGCAGCTCGCCGCCTACATCGCCTCGCTCGGTGCGGGTCCGGTGACGCCCACCAAGAGCCAGTACAGCCCGGACGGCGCGGACGTGGCGAAGGGCGGAGAGCTCTTCCGTACGAACTGCGCGCAGTGCCACAACTTCGCCGGCAAGGGTGGTGCCCTCACCAACGGCAAGTACGCGCCGGGCCTCGACGGGGTCAGCCCCAAGCATCTCTACGAGGCCATGCAGACCGGCCCGCAGAACATGCCCAACTTCCCCGACACCGTGATGCCGGAGAAGAACAAGCAGGACATCATCGCGTACCTCGACACGGTCAACAGCGACAAGAGCAAGACCCCCGGTGGCCTCGAGCTCGGCGGGCTCGGCCCGGTGAGCGAGGGTCTGTTCGGCTGGGTCTTCGGTATGGGCGCGATGATCGTCCTCACCATCTGGGTCGCCGCCCGGACCGCAAAGGCCAAGAAGTCATGAGTAGCCACGAGATTTCAGAAGCAGAAGACAAGCTGCCGGAAGAGCGAGGGGCCGAGAGCGCCGTAAGGCTGGCCGAGGACCCGTTCGCCGACCCGGGGCTGCCCCCGCACGAGCACCGTGTGCAGGACATCGACGAGCGGGCCGCGCGGCGCTCCGAGCGCACCGTCGCCCTGCTCTTCACGGTCTCGATGGTGGCCACGATCGCGTTCATCGCCGCGTATGTGGCGCTCCCGGTCGACAAGTACATCTACGTCTTCCCGATCGGGCACATCAGCGCGCTCAACTTCGCGCTCGGTGTGACGCTCGGCATCGCGCTCTTCACCATCGGCGCGGGCGCGGTCCACTGGGCCCGCACCCTGATGTCCGATGAGGAGATCGCCGACGAGCGGCACCCCATCGAGGCCAGCCCCGAGGTGAAGTCGAAGGTCCTCGACGACTTCCGGGCCGGTGCCAAGGAGTCCGGCTTCGGCCGGCGCAAGCTGGCCCGCAACACCCTCTTCGGCGCGCTCGCGCTGGTGCCGCTCTCCGGCGTCGTGCTCCTGCGGGACCTCGGTCCGCTGCCGGGCACCAAGCTGCGGCACACCAAGTGGGCCAAGGGCAAGCGGCTGATGAACTACAACACCATGCAGCCGCTGCGTCCCGAGGACATCTTGGTCGGTTCGCTCACCTTCGCCATGCCCGAGGGCATGAGCGAGGAGCAGCACGACTTCCAGACGGAGATCGCCAAGGCGGCCCTGATGCTGGTCCGGCTGCAGCCGGAGAACATCAAGGACAAGCGCGAGCTGGACTGGTCGCACGAGGGCATCGTCGCGTTCTCCAAGATCTGTACCCACGTCGGCTGCCCGATCAACCTCTATGAGCAGCAGACGCACCACGTCCTGTGCCCCTGCCACCAGTCGACCTTCGACCTCTCCGACGGTGGCCGAGTGATCTTCGGTCCGGCCGGTCACGCGCTGCCGCAGCTGCGGATCAGGGCCAACGACCAGGGGTACCTCGAAGCCATGGGCGACTTCCCGGAGCCCGTCGGTCCTGCTTACTGGGAGCGCGGATGAGTACTACGAGCGACAGCGGTGCGCAGCGCCGCGGCAAAGCGCCCGCGGGCGAGCGCGTCGCCGACTGGGCCGACGGCCGGCTGGGCGTCTACAGCCTGGCCAAGGCCAATATGCGCAAGATCTTCCCGGACCACTGGTCCTTCATGCTGGGCGAGGTCTGCCTCTACAGCTTCATCATCATCATCCTCACGGGTGTGTATCTGACGCTGTTCTTCCACCCCAGCATGGAAGAGGTCACGTACCACGGGCCGTACGTCCCGATGCAGGGCGTCAAGATGTCCGAGGCGTTCGCCTCGACGCTCGACATCAGCTTCGAGGTGCGGGGCGGTCTGCTGATCCGGCAGATCCACCACTGGGCCGCGCTGGTCTTCCTGTGCGGCATGTTCACGCACATGATGCGCGTGTTCTTCACCGGTGCGTTCCGCAAGCCGCGTGAGATCAACTGGCTCTTCGGCTTCCTGCTGTTCTTCCTCGGCATGCTGACCGGCTTCACCGGCTACTCGCTCCCGGACGACCTGCTCTCCGGCACCGGTCTGCGGTTCATTGAGGGTGTGTTCCTGTCGATCCCGGTGGTCGGCACCTACATCTCGATGTTCGTCTTCGGCGGCGAGTTCCCCGGCATGGACCTCATCCCGAGGCTCTACCCGGTCCACGTCCTGCTGCTGCCGGGCATCATGCTCGGCCTGCTGGTGGCGCACCTGATCCTGGTCTTCTACCACAAGCACACCCAGTACCCCGGGGCCGGAAAGACCGAGAAGAACGTCGTGGGCATGCCCCTGCTGCCGGTCTACATGGCCAAGGCGGGCGGCTTCTTCTTCCTGGTCTTCGGTGTGATCGCGGTCCTGTCCGCGGTCGCGACCATCAACCCGGTGTGGACCATCGGTCCCTACCGGCCCGACCAGGTGTCCACCGGCGCCCAGCCCGACTGGTACATGGGCTTCGCCGAGGGTCTGGTCCGTGTGATGCCCGGCTGGGAGATCACCGCCTGGGGCCACACGCTCGTCCTGGGCGTGTTCATCCCGATCGTGCTCTTCCCGCTGGTCCTCTTCGCGATCGGGCTCTACCCGTTCATCGAGTCCTGGATCACCGGCGACAAGCGCGAGCACCACATCCTGGACCGCCCGCGCAACGCCCCGACCCGTACGGCCTTCGGCGTCGCCTGGCTGACCGCGTACTTCGTGATGCTGATCGGTGGCGGTAACGACCTGTGGGCCACCCACTTCCACCTGTCGATCAACTCGATCACGTGGTTCGTGCGGATCGGCTTCTTCGTCGGCCCGGTCCTGGCGTTCATCGCCACCAAGCGGATCTGCCTCGGCCTCCAGCGGCGCGACCGCGACAAGGTGCTGCACGGCCGGGAGACCGGCATCATCAAGCGGCTGCCGCACGGTGAGTTCGTCGAGGTCCACGAGCCGCTCGCGCAGGAGCAGCTGCACATCCTGACCCAGCACGAGCAGCCCGAGCCCTACGAGATCGGCCCCGAGACCGACGAGAACGGGGTCAAGCGGAAGGTGACGCCCGCGCAGCGGATCCGTTCGAAGCTCTCCAAGGGCTACTACGGCGAGGACAACGTCATTCCCAAGCCGACCCGCGAGGAGTACCACGAGATCACCAGCGGCCACGGCCACCACTGATCTCCGCCGTACCGCTCTCGCACGTCAGCTGACGCCACAGACCAGGGCCCCGGCCCGGACCACACGGTCCGGCCGGGGCCCCGGTCGTGCTGCCGATAGGCTGGCGGCGGGCCGCTGACGTGCGCGGCCCCTTCCCTGCCCACCCCCACGGATCCAGGAGCGGACCATGGACGTTGTGACCCCCGCCGGAGGCGACAGCACCGCGACGGCCCGCACCTGGCCGGACGTACTGACCTCGCTGATCGCCGGCCGGGACCTCGATGCCGACGACACCGCCTGGGCCATGGACCGGATCATGCGGGGCGAGGCCACCGACGCCCAGATCGCCGGTTTCGCGATCGCGCTGCGCGCCAAGGGCGAGACGGTCTCCGAGGTGGCCGGCCTGGTGCGGGCCATGTACGAGCACGCCAAGGTGATCGAGGTGCCCGGGGAGACCGTGGACATCGTCGGCACCGGCGGCGACCGCGCCAAGACGGTCAATATCTCCACCATGTCCGCGCTGGTCGTCGCCGGTACCGGCGCGCGGGTCGTCAAGCACGGCAACCGCGCCTCGTCCTCCGCCAGCGGCGCCTCCGACGTGCTGGAGAAGCTCGGCGTCAACCTGGACATCACCCCGGAGCGGGTGGTCGAGGTCGCGGAGGAGGCGGGGATCACCTTCTGCTTCGCGGTCAAGTTCCACCCGTCGCTGCGGCATGTCGCCTCGGCCCGCCGCGAGCTGGGCGTCGCCACCCCGTTCAACCTGCTCGGCCCGCTGACCAACCCGGCGCGGGTGAAGTGCCAGGCGACCGGCGTCGCCGACGCCCGGATGGCGCCCATCATCGCCGGGGTGCTGGCCGAGCGGGGCTCCACCGCGCTGGTCGTGCGCGGTGACGACGGGCTGGACGAGCTGACCGTGACCACGACCTCCCAGGTGTGGGAGGTCCGGGGCGGCGCCGTGCGCCAGGAGACCCTCGACCCGCGGGACGTGGGCATCGAGCGGGCCCCCGTGGAGGCCCTGCGCGGCGCGGACGCCTCGTACAACGCCGATGTGGCCCGCCGGCTGCTGGCGGGCGAGCGGGGCCCGGTCCGGGACGCGGTGCTGCTGAACTCGGCGGCGGCGCTGGTGGCACTCGAGCCGGAGCCGGGGGACAAGCCCCTGGCGGAGCGGATCGCGGCGGGTGTGGCGCGGGCCGCCGAGTC
Coding sequences:
- a CDS encoding c-type cytochrome; translation: MKKLSARRRHPLAALVVLLFALAVTGGLYAAFSPSEAKADDSSAQSLAIEEGKKLYAVGCASCHGTGGQGTSDGPSLVGVGSAAVDFQVGTGRMPAQQPGAQVPKKKKIYSDADIEQLAAYIASLGAGPVTPTKSQYSPDGADVAKGGELFRTNCAQCHNFAGKGGALTNGKYAPGLDGVSPKHLYEAMQTGPQNMPNFPDTVMPEKNKQDIIAYLDTVNSDKSKTPGGLELGGLGPVSEGLFGWVFGMGAMIVLTIWVAARTAKAKKS
- a CDS encoding ubiquinol-cytochrome c reductase iron-sulfur subunit; translation: MSSHEISEAEDKLPEERGAESAVRLAEDPFADPGLPPHEHRVQDIDERAARRSERTVALLFTVSMVATIAFIAAYVALPVDKYIYVFPIGHISALNFALGVTLGIALFTIGAGAVHWARTLMSDEEIADERHPIEASPEVKSKVLDDFRAGAKESGFGRRKLARNTLFGALALVPLSGVVLLRDLGPLPGTKLRHTKWAKGKRLMNYNTMQPLRPEDILVGSLTFAMPEGMSEEQHDFQTEIAKAALMLVRLQPENIKDKRELDWSHEGIVAFSKICTHVGCPINLYEQQTHHVLCPCHQSTFDLSDGGRVIFGPAGHALPQLRIRANDQGYLEAMGDFPEPVGPAYWERG
- a CDS encoding cytochrome b, translated to MSTTSDSGAQRRGKAPAGERVADWADGRLGVYSLAKANMRKIFPDHWSFMLGEVCLYSFIIIILTGVYLTLFFHPSMEEVTYHGPYVPMQGVKMSEAFASTLDISFEVRGGLLIRQIHHWAALVFLCGMFTHMMRVFFTGAFRKPREINWLFGFLLFFLGMLTGFTGYSLPDDLLSGTGLRFIEGVFLSIPVVGTYISMFVFGGEFPGMDLIPRLYPVHVLLLPGIMLGLLVAHLILVFYHKHTQYPGAGKTEKNVVGMPLLPVYMAKAGGFFFLVFGVIAVLSAVATINPVWTIGPYRPDQVSTGAQPDWYMGFAEGLVRVMPGWEITAWGHTLVLGVFIPIVLFPLVLFAIGLYPFIESWITGDKREHHILDRPRNAPTRTAFGVAWLTAYFVMLIGGGNDLWATHFHLSINSITWFVRIGFFVGPVLAFIATKRICLGLQRRDRDKVLHGRETGIIKRLPHGEFVEVHEPLAQEQLHILTQHEQPEPYEIGPETDENGVKRKVTPAQRIRSKLSKGYYGEDNVIPKPTREEYHEITSGHGHH
- the trpD gene encoding anthranilate phosphoribosyltransferase produces the protein MDVVTPAGGDSTATARTWPDVLTSLIAGRDLDADDTAWAMDRIMRGEATDAQIAGFAIALRAKGETVSEVAGLVRAMYEHAKVIEVPGETVDIVGTGGDRAKTVNISTMSALVVAGTGARVVKHGNRASSSASGASDVLEKLGVNLDITPERVVEVAEEAGITFCFAVKFHPSLRHVASARRELGVATPFNLLGPLTNPARVKCQATGVADARMAPIIAGVLAERGSTALVVRGDDGLDELTVTTTSQVWEVRGGAVRQETLDPRDVGIERAPVEALRGADASYNADVARRLLAGERGPVRDAVLLNSAAALVALEPEPGDKPLAERIAAGVARAAESIDSGAARDVLERWVRATHA